From Stenotrophomonas nitritireducens, the proteins below share one genomic window:
- a CDS encoding PAAR domain-containing protein, giving the protein MGRKWIVVGDLTSSSGRVITGSPFTDIEGMAVARVGDKATCPLHKGIFPIITGDGSIVIDGQSVALHGSHLACGCKVLATRQSLVHLDDGTAAGASASQQLPLAPIRFEKPAVCLECLLAGASNSAPFLVRA; this is encoded by the coding sequence GTGGGACGCAAATGGATTGTTGTGGGCGACCTGACCAGCAGCAGTGGTCGCGTCATTACCGGATCGCCATTTACCGACATAGAGGGAATGGCGGTAGCCCGCGTTGGCGATAAAGCCACTTGTCCGTTGCACAAGGGCATCTTCCCCATCATCACCGGGGACGGCAGCATTGTCATCGATGGTCAATCGGTTGCCTTGCATGGAAGTCATCTCGCCTGTGGCTGCAAGGTTCTGGCGACGCGACAATCGCTGGTGCATCTCGATGACGGTACTGCAGCGGGCGCTTCGGCATCGCAGCAGCTACCGTTAGCTCCAATACGCTTCGAAAAACCAGCGGTGTGCCTGGAATGCCTGCTTGCAGGTGCATCGAACAGCGCCCCGTTTCTGGTTCGCGCATGA
- a CDS encoding REP-associated tyrosine transposase, which produces MVNYRRNRVAGGTYFLTVTLRDRHSDLLAREIDALKRAWRNAARRVPHLVLAAVVLPEHLHAVIQMDASTDDYPRLWQDIKKGFTRRVFAPGHRSPWQERYWERTIRDEAQLQACVDYVHINSLKHGWVKAVRDWPHSTFHRYVREGLLLEDWACDESSPDVGFGEPAR; this is translated from the coding sequence ATGGTCAACTATCGACGCAACCGCGTTGCTGGCGGCACGTACTTCCTCACCGTGACGTTGCGTGACAGGCATAGCGATTTGCTGGCGCGTGAGATCGATGCGCTGAAACGGGCATGGCGTAATGCGGCGCGCCGGGTGCCTCACCTGGTTCTGGCTGCGGTGGTGCTACCGGAGCATCTGCATGCGGTGATCCAGATGGATGCCAGCACAGATGACTATCCACGGCTGTGGCAGGACATCAAGAAGGGCTTCACCCGTAGAGTCTTCGCGCCGGGTCATCGATCCCCTTGGCAGGAGCGCTACTGGGAGCGAACAATCCGCGATGAAGCCCAGCTTCAAGCCTGCGTGGACTACGTGCACATCAACTCGTTGAAGCATGGCTGGGTGAAAGCGGTGCGCGACTGGCCGCACTCGACGTTTCATCGCTACGTCCGCGAGGGTTTGTTGCTGGAAGACTGGGCATGCGATGAGTCATCACCAGATGTTGGCTTTGGAGAGCCAGCGCGGTAA
- a CDS encoding adenosylcobalamin-dependent ribonucleoside-diphosphate reductase, protein MSTVRLEVVSNQTKSDMIPLQPASQDIWEKKYRLTTKAGEALDADIDGTYLRVARALADAEATDDKRAYWYERFAWALRRGAIPAGRITSNAGAQQHKPATSTINCTVSGTITDSMDGILEKVHEAGLTLKAGCGIGYEFSTLRPRGAFVAGAGAYTSGPMSFMDIYDKMCFTVSSAGGRRGAQMGTFDVSHPDVKDFIRAKREDGRLRQFNLSLLITDGFMDAVKNDADWQLVFPINTKEQAEVDQNATDLVWRDWPTHENYIVRDDGLVACKVYGHIRARHLWDMIMVSTYDYAEPGFILIDRVNEMNNNWWCENIRATNPCGEQPLPPYGACLLGSVNLTKFVRDPFTDKASFDWDEYKEVVRVFTRMLDNVVEVNGLPLEQQRNEIMRKRRHGMGFLGLGSTMTMLQMKYGSPESCEFTEAIARDMAVAGWETGLELAREKGAAPIMEEQFAVTAAMLRQRPEMKKDGWKIGQKIAGKVLHARYSRYMQRVATVAPELVEELSKVGSRFTHHSSIAPTGTISLSLANNASNGIEPSFAHHYSRNVIREGKKSKEKVDVFSFELLAYRQLVNAKAMPFSDEADAKLPDYFISADDISPKEHVDVQAAAQKWVDSSISKTANVPTDYPYEQFKDIYRYAHEQGLKGCTTFRFNPAAFQGVLVKEADLENTTYRFELEDGQTVEVKGNEQIEYDGEMHTAANLFDALKEGYYGKF, encoded by the coding sequence ATGAGTACGGTGCGTCTGGAAGTGGTCAGCAATCAAACCAAGTCGGACATGATCCCTCTGCAACCTGCCTCGCAGGACATCTGGGAAAAGAAGTACCGCCTCACGACCAAGGCGGGCGAAGCGCTGGATGCCGATATCGACGGCACCTACCTGCGCGTGGCCCGTGCCTTGGCTGACGCCGAGGCCACCGACGACAAGCGCGCCTACTGGTATGAGCGGTTTGCCTGGGCCCTGCGCCGTGGCGCAATCCCGGCGGGCCGCATCACCTCCAATGCCGGCGCGCAGCAGCACAAGCCGGCTACCAGCACCATCAACTGCACCGTGTCGGGCACCATCACCGACTCGATGGATGGCATCCTGGAAAAGGTCCACGAAGCGGGCCTGACCTTGAAGGCCGGCTGCGGCATCGGCTACGAGTTCAGCACCCTGCGTCCGCGCGGTGCCTTCGTTGCCGGCGCCGGTGCCTACACCTCCGGGCCGATGTCCTTCATGGATATCTACGACAAGATGTGCTTCACCGTGTCCTCGGCCGGTGGCCGCCGTGGCGCGCAGATGGGCACCTTCGACGTGTCGCACCCGGACGTGAAGGACTTCATCCGCGCCAAGCGCGAAGACGGCCGCCTGCGCCAGTTCAACCTGTCGCTGCTGATCACCGACGGCTTCATGGACGCGGTCAAGAACGACGCCGACTGGCAGCTGGTGTTCCCGATCAACACCAAGGAACAGGCCGAAGTCGACCAGAACGCGACCGACCTGGTCTGGCGCGATTGGCCGACCCACGAGAACTACATCGTCCGCGATGACGGCCTGGTGGCCTGCAAGGTGTATGGCCACATTCGTGCCCGTCACCTGTGGGACATGATCATGGTCTCCACCTATGACTACGCCGAGCCGGGTTTCATCCTGATCGACCGCGTCAACGAGATGAACAACAACTGGTGGTGCGAGAACATCCGCGCCACCAACCCCTGCGGCGAGCAGCCGCTGCCGCCGTACGGCGCCTGCCTGCTGGGTTCGGTGAACCTGACGAAGTTCGTGCGTGACCCGTTCACCGACAAGGCCTCGTTCGACTGGGACGAGTACAAGGAAGTGGTGCGCGTGTTCACCCGCATGCTCGACAACGTGGTCGAAGTGAACGGCCTGCCGCTGGAACAGCAGCGCAACGAGATCATGCGCAAGCGCCGCCACGGCATGGGCTTCCTCGGCCTGGGCAGCACCATGACCATGCTGCAGATGAAGTACGGCAGCCCCGAGTCCTGCGAGTTCACCGAAGCCATTGCCCGTGACATGGCCGTGGCCGGCTGGGAAACCGGCCTGGAGCTGGCCCGTGAGAAGGGCGCCGCCCCGATCATGGAAGAGCAGTTCGCGGTCACCGCCGCGATGCTGCGCCAGCGCCCGGAAATGAAGAAGGACGGCTGGAAGATTGGCCAGAAGATCGCCGGCAAGGTGCTGCACGCCCGCTACAGCCGCTACATGCAGCGCGTGGCCACGGTGGCCCCGGAGCTGGTGGAAGAGCTGTCCAAGGTGGGTTCGCGCTTCACCCACCACAGCTCCATCGCCCCGACCGGCACCATCAGCCTGTCGCTGGCCAACAACGCCTCCAACGGCATCGAGCCCTCGTTCGCGCACCATTACAGCCGTAATGTCATCCGCGAAGGCAAGAAGTCCAAGGAAAAGGTGGACGTGTTCTCCTTCGAGCTGCTGGCCTACCGCCAGCTGGTCAACGCCAAGGCCATGCCGTTCTCCGACGAGGCCGATGCCAAGCTGCCGGACTACTTCATCAGCGCCGACGACATCTCGCCCAAGGAACACGTGGACGTGCAGGCCGCCGCGCAGAAGTGGGTGGACAGCTCCATTTCCAAGACCGCCAACGTACCGACCGATTACCCGTACGAGCAGTTCAAGGACATCTACCGCTACGCCCACGAGCAGGGCCTGAAGGGCTGCACCACCTTCCGTTTCAACCCGGCTGCCTTCCAGGGCGTGCTGGTCAAGGAAGCGGACCTGGAGAACACCACCTACCGTTTCGAGCTGGAAGACGGCCAGACGGTGGAGGTCAAGGGCAACGAACAGATTGAATACGACGGCGAAATGCACACCGCCGCCAACCTGTTCGACGCCCTCAAGGAAGGCTACTACGGCAAGTTCTGA
- a CDS encoding leucyl aminopeptidase family protein translates to MTPITAYTSDSSNTLPLYVLDRDGFAAWKAQQPAAVQAWASAQQFNGAPSSVLLLPGDNGIAGAVLGVGDHADAYAYAHAPFALPAGTRWQLANELDASSTANLQIGWGLGSYRFDRYRKLARPAAQLLATPAAEVLDVVIACLRVRDWVNTPTEDMGPQQLEDAARELANAHGGELEVIAGDELLEMNFPTIHAVGRASHRAPRLIVLRWGTAGAPHLALVGKGVCFDTGGLDLKPADGMRNMKKDMGGAAHAIALAGLVMAQQLPVQLTLVVAAVENAVGPDAFRPGEVITTRKGITVEIDNTDAEGRLVLCDALTYVSEQNPHTILDFATLTGAARIALGPDLPALFANDDTLANQWLQAGDSTRDPVWRMPLWRPYLRYLNSGIADLANAGSRMAGSVTAALYLERFINEGQVWAHLDVYAWNDGERPGRPAGGEALALRSAWSMLKTRYGA, encoded by the coding sequence ATGACCCCGATTACCGCTTACACCTCCGATTCCTCCAACACCCTGCCGCTATACGTGCTCGACCGCGATGGCTTTGCCGCCTGGAAGGCGCAGCAACCGGCCGCCGTGCAGGCCTGGGCCAGCGCGCAGCAGTTCAACGGCGCGCCCAGCAGCGTGCTGCTGCTGCCCGGTGACAACGGCATTGCCGGCGCGGTACTGGGCGTGGGCGATCACGCCGACGCCTATGCCTATGCGCATGCACCGTTCGCGCTGCCGGCCGGCACCCGCTGGCAGCTCGCCAATGAACTCGATGCCAGCAGCACCGCCAACCTGCAGATCGGCTGGGGCCTGGGCAGCTACCGCTTCGACCGCTACCGCAAGCTGGCCCGCCCGGCCGCGCAGTTGCTGGCAACGCCGGCCGCCGAAGTGCTGGACGTGGTGATCGCCTGCTTGCGCGTGCGCGACTGGGTCAACACGCCCACCGAAGACATGGGCCCGCAGCAGCTGGAAGACGCCGCGCGCGAACTGGCCAATGCGCATGGCGGCGAGCTGGAAGTGATTGCCGGCGACGAACTGCTGGAGATGAACTTCCCCACCATCCATGCGGTAGGCCGCGCCTCGCACCGCGCGCCGCGCCTGATCGTGCTGCGCTGGGGCACCGCCGGTGCGCCGCATCTGGCGTTGGTTGGCAAGGGCGTGTGCTTCGACACCGGCGGCCTGGACCTGAAGCCGGCCGATGGCATGCGCAACATGAAGAAGGATATGGGCGGCGCTGCCCATGCCATCGCACTGGCGGGTCTGGTGATGGCGCAGCAGCTGCCGGTGCAGCTGACCCTGGTGGTGGCGGCGGTCGAGAACGCGGTGGGACCGGATGCGTTCCGTCCCGGCGAAGTGATCACCACCCGCAAGGGCATCACCGTGGAGATCGACAACACTGACGCCGAAGGCCGGCTGGTGCTGTGCGATGCGTTGACCTATGTCAGCGAGCAGAACCCGCACACCATCCTCGATTTCGCCACCCTCACTGGTGCCGCGCGCATCGCACTGGGCCCGGATCTGCCGGCGCTGTTCGCCAATGACGACACCCTGGCCAACCAGTGGCTGCAGGCCGGCGACAGCACGCGCGACCCGGTCTGGCGCATGCCGCTGTGGCGTCCGTACCTGCGTTACCTCAACAGCGGCATCGCCGACCTGGCCAACGCCGGCTCGCGCATGGCCGGTTCGGTGACCGCGGCGCTGTATCTGGAACGCTTCATCAACGAAGGCCAGGTCTGGGCGCATCTGGACGTCTACGCCTGGAACGACGGCGAACGCCCGGGCCGCCCGGCCGGTGGCGAAGCACTGGCCCTGCGTTCGGCGTGGTCGATGTTGAAGACGCGCTACGGCGCTTGA
- a CDS encoding DUF4123 domain-containing protein produces MSDWYKFALVDCAGAPERAGTLQHHAGTAGLQCRCLFDGQPEAAHAQAAPWLMELPLGGVQQPVDHWLAGLEQTEVGLTLLASRVPFEPLFVHLQQQLDIALPDGSLALMRFYDPRAWLRYCQVLSLPQQIELLGPVLEWQVTLRGQSQTLFGADLLRQQEAGNASADA; encoded by the coding sequence ATGAGTGACTGGTACAAATTCGCGTTGGTGGATTGCGCGGGCGCACCGGAACGCGCTGGCACGCTGCAGCACCACGCCGGCACTGCCGGGCTGCAATGCCGCTGCCTGTTTGATGGGCAACCCGAAGCTGCGCATGCACAAGCAGCACCCTGGCTGATGGAGCTGCCGTTGGGCGGTGTCCAACAACCGGTGGATCATTGGTTGGCTGGTTTGGAACAGACCGAGGTGGGGCTTACCTTGCTGGCCTCTCGCGTTCCGTTCGAACCCTTGTTTGTTCATCTGCAACAGCAGCTGGACATTGCCCTGCCGGATGGAAGTCTTGCGCTGATGCGTTTCTATGATCCGCGCGCGTGGCTGCGCTATTGCCAGGTGCTGTCCTTGCCTCAGCAGATTGAGTTGCTGGGACCTGTGCTTGAGTGGCAAGTGACGCTGCGCGGCCAATCCCAGACCTTGTTCGGCGCCGACCTGCTGCGACAACAGGAGGCCGGCAATGCTTCAGCTGACGCCTGA
- a CDS encoding HAD family hydrolase produces MNFPVLAITLDLDDTLWPFAPIGARIDQVLHDWMLEHSPATASMYPVPAMRELRERSFRDNPQLHYDLSALRRLTLAEALEKSGASMELLDPAYEAFYAARNQVEFYPDALAALRRIAARVPIAAVSNGNADLQRIGIGDLFAFQLGSREFGAAKPDPGIFHAACERLGVEHAQVLHVGDHAEMDVAGAMRAGLRGCWINREEHTWTHTELQPDLQFDTLTGLADWLDAGASTPQR; encoded by the coding sequence ATGAACTTCCCCGTACTCGCCATTACCCTCGACCTGGACGACACACTGTGGCCGTTCGCTCCCATCGGCGCCCGCATCGACCAGGTGCTGCACGACTGGATGCTGGAACACAGTCCGGCCACCGCCAGCATGTACCCGGTGCCGGCCATGCGTGAACTGCGCGAACGTTCGTTCCGCGACAACCCGCAGCTGCACTACGACCTGAGCGCATTGCGCCGACTGACCCTGGCCGAAGCGCTGGAAAAGAGCGGTGCCAGCATGGAGCTGCTGGATCCGGCATACGAAGCCTTTTATGCCGCACGCAACCAGGTCGAGTTCTATCCCGATGCCTTGGCCGCGCTGCGCCGCATTGCCGCGCGCGTCCCTATCGCGGCGGTGAGCAATGGCAACGCCGACCTGCAGCGCATCGGCATTGGTGATCTATTCGCCTTCCAGCTGGGTTCGCGCGAATTCGGTGCGGCCAAGCCGGATCCCGGCATTTTCCATGCGGCCTGCGAACGCCTCGGCGTTGAACACGCGCAGGTTCTGCATGTCGGCGACCATGCCGAAATGGACGTGGCCGGCGCGATGCGCGCAGGCCTGCGTGGTTGCTGGATCAACCGCGAAGAACACACATGGACTCACACCGAGCTGCAGCCCGATCTGCAGTTCGACACCCTGACCGGACTGGCCGACTGGCTGGATGCAGGCGCATCCACCCCGCAGCGCTAA
- a CDS encoding AI-2E family transporter — protein MSEPLPEAATAPAEPTTPPPRPRAPAALLVLATLAVGYTLWAAQEVILPVLLAMFFALIGNPIIRLLQKLRLPRFLAALLVLSAGLAGSGLLAVQLAGPASEWVQEAPQQMRQLSRQVQDLVKPVQQANQAAESFARAAGGEGNRKVQVIRTQLDDPYKALVRTPKLAASALAVVLLTLFFMIYGENLQRHVIALLPNRQQKRFTAEILRSIEREISRYVLTITVINIALGLVLAGILMLLGIEMPEALLWGTVAALLNFAPYVGPLIGIVLMLLMGFVEFRDPLTALLPAVAYLGLHTLEGQLITPIVLGRSMTISPLMLILALMLFGWLWGMVGLLLAVPLLVCVKLVLSRVDGMQGWAKLLE, from the coding sequence ATGTCCGAGCCGTTGCCCGAAGCCGCCACCGCGCCGGCCGAACCCACCACGCCCCCACCGCGCCCGCGTGCACCTGCTGCGCTGCTGGTGCTGGCAACGCTGGCGGTGGGCTATACGCTGTGGGCAGCGCAGGAAGTCATCCTGCCGGTGCTGCTGGCGATGTTCTTCGCGCTGATCGGCAACCCCATCATCCGCCTGCTGCAGAAACTGCGCCTGCCGCGGTTCCTGGCTGCGTTGCTGGTGCTGTCGGCCGGGCTGGCGGGCAGTGGCCTGCTGGCCGTGCAGCTGGCCGGCCCCGCCAGTGAGTGGGTGCAGGAAGCGCCGCAGCAGATGCGGCAGCTGTCGCGCCAGGTGCAGGATCTGGTCAAACCGGTGCAGCAGGCCAACCAGGCTGCCGAGAGCTTCGCGCGCGCGGCCGGCGGCGAAGGCAACCGCAAGGTGCAGGTGATCCGCACCCAGCTCGACGATCCCTACAAGGCGCTGGTGCGCACGCCCAAGCTGGCCGCCTCGGCGCTGGCGGTGGTGCTGCTGACCCTGTTCTTCATGATCTACGGCGAAAACCTGCAGCGGCACGTGATCGCCCTGCTGCCCAACCGCCAGCAGAAACGCTTCACCGCCGAGATCCTGCGTTCGATCGAACGCGAGATATCGCGCTACGTCCTGACCATCACCGTGATCAACATCGCCTTGGGCCTGGTGCTGGCCGGCATCCTGATGCTGCTTGGCATCGAAATGCCGGAAGCGCTGCTATGGGGCACGGTGGCGGCGCTGCTGAACTTCGCACCGTATGTGGGGCCGTTGATCGGCATCGTGCTGATGCTGTTGATGGGCTTCGTCGAATTCCGCGATCCGCTCACCGCGCTGTTGCCCGCGGTGGCCTACCTGGGCTTGCACACGCTGGAAGGGCAATTGATCACGCCCATCGTGCTCGGCCGCAGCATGACGATTTCGCCGTTGATGCTGATCCTGGCGCTGATGCTGTTCGGCTGGCTGTGGGGCATGGTCGGCCTGCTGCTGGCAGTGCCGCTGCTGGTCTGCGTGAAACTGGTGTTGAGCCGCGTGGACGGCATGCAAGGCTGGGCCAAACTGCTGGAATAG
- a CDS encoding NrdJb: protein MAVKIDKKIKGYSVITPDDKARDAAAVAKAAVSVAPVESVTDNIVHMHERIERPEVLIGSTYKIKSPLVEHAFYVTINDIVLNQDTEHELRRPFEIFINSKSMEHFQWIVALTRIMSAVFRKGGDVTFIVDEMKAVFDPKGGYFKAGGVYMPSLVAELGSIVEDHMKSIGLLHDPEMSAHQRALIAEKRKQFEDRSKKNSEVTAAPAQSAALAPSLSQSEGEGRGGVASEVFVLEADPESADNGSFPAAATMCHKCSTKALVIMDGCQTCLNCGYSKCG from the coding sequence ATGGCCGTCAAGATCGACAAGAAAATCAAGGGCTATTCCGTCATCACTCCGGACGACAAGGCCCGTGACGCAGCCGCGGTGGCCAAGGCCGCGGTTTCCGTGGCGCCGGTCGAGTCCGTGACAGACAACATCGTTCACATGCACGAGCGCATCGAGCGCCCGGAAGTGCTGATCGGCAGCACCTACAAGATCAAATCGCCGTTGGTGGAGCACGCCTTCTACGTGACCATCAACGACATCGTGCTCAACCAGGACACCGAGCACGAGCTGCGCCGCCCGTTCGAGATCTTCATCAACTCCAAGTCGATGGAGCATTTCCAGTGGATCGTGGCGCTGACCCGCATCATGTCCGCCGTGTTCCGCAAGGGCGGCGACGTCACCTTCATCGTTGACGAAATGAAGGCCGTGTTCGACCCCAAGGGCGGCTACTTCAAGGCCGGTGGCGTGTACATGCCGTCGCTGGTGGCCGAGCTGGGCTCCATCGTCGAAGACCACATGAAGTCGATCGGCCTGCTGCACGACCCGGAAATGAGCGCCCACCAGCGCGCCCTGATCGCCGAAAAGCGCAAGCAGTTCGAAGACCGCTCAAAAAAAAACAGTGAAGTAACCGCAGCGCCGGCGCAAAGCGCGGCGCTCGCCCCCTCCCTTTCGCAAAGCGAAGGGGAGGGCCGGGGAGGGGTAGCTTCCGAGGTTTTCGTCCTTGAAGCCGATCCCGAAAGCGCCGACAACGGCAGCTTTCCGGCCGCCGCCACCATGTGCCACAAGTGCAGCACCAAGGCGCTGGTGATCATGGACGGCTGCCAGACTTGCTTGAATTGTGGGTATAGCAAGTGCGGGTAA
- a CDS encoding Do family serine endopeptidase, with translation MRPIPTLLTLALAAAFGGFTATAINAHLDNRASAATLGTVLPTTAALPAAVAGQAVPSLAPMLEQAMPAVVSVNTKQVVRVRNPYFDDPFFRRLFPQVPQERINESLGSGVIIDASRGYVLTNHHVVENADDVQVTLADGRTVKAEFLGSDRDTDIALIRIPADKLTALPLGNSDQLRVGDFVVAIGNPFGFSQTVTSGIVSAVGRSGIRGLGYQNFIQTDASINPGNSGGALVNLSGQLVGINTASYNPQGSMAGNIGLGLAIPSNLARDVVEQLITKGVVVRGTLGVETQNLTPQIAQGLGLEEARGALVTRVLAGSGAAAAGVKAGDVVTAINGQRVDSAQALHNFEGLSTVGRTVDLEVRRDGKPLQLKATLKEQPRAVVGDTLDPRLNGATFVDLPESLRQAGINGVLVSEVARGSRAAQSGLAGGDVILAASSGAFTDLAGWRASFSQRPPQLVLSILRGGSQRGQLMMR, from the coding sequence ATGCGACCCATCCCGACCCTGCTGACCCTGGCCCTGGCCGCCGCCTTTGGTGGTTTTACCGCCACCGCCATTAATGCCCACCTGGACAACCGCGCCAGCGCCGCCACGCTGGGCACGGTATTGCCCACCACCGCCGCACTGCCGGCTGCGGTCGCCGGGCAGGCGGTGCCGTCACTGGCGCCCATGCTGGAACAGGCCATGCCGGCCGTGGTCAGCGTCAACACCAAGCAGGTGGTGCGGGTGCGCAACCCCTACTTCGATGATCCGTTCTTCCGCCGCCTGTTCCCGCAGGTGCCGCAGGAGCGCATCAACGAGTCGCTGGGCTCGGGCGTGATCATCGATGCCAGCCGCGGCTACGTGCTCACCAACCACCACGTGGTCGAGAACGCCGACGACGTGCAGGTCACCCTGGCCGACGGGCGCACGGTCAAGGCCGAGTTCCTTGGCTCGGACCGCGACACCGACATCGCGCTGATCCGCATCCCGGCCGACAAGCTCACCGCGCTGCCGCTGGGCAACAGCGACCAGCTGCGCGTGGGCGACTTCGTGGTGGCGATCGGCAACCCGTTCGGCTTCAGCCAGACGGTCACCTCCGGCATCGTCTCGGCGGTGGGCCGCAGCGGCATCCGCGGGCTGGGCTACCAGAACTTCATCCAGACCGACGCCTCGATCAACCCGGGCAACTCCGGCGGCGCGCTGGTCAACCTCAGCGGCCAGCTGGTGGGCATCAATACCGCCAGCTACAACCCGCAAGGCAGCATGGCCGGCAACATCGGCCTGGGCCTGGCCATTCCGTCCAATCTTGCCCGCGATGTGGTCGAACAGCTGATCACCAAGGGCGTGGTGGTACGCGGCACGCTGGGCGTGGAAACCCAGAACCTGACCCCGCAGATCGCGCAGGGCCTGGGCCTGGAAGAAGCCCGTGGCGCGCTGGTGACGCGGGTGCTGGCCGGCTCCGGCGCCGCCGCTGCAGGCGTGAAGGCCGGCGACGTTGTCACCGCCATCAACGGCCAGCGCGTGGACAGCGCGCAGGCCCTGCACAATTTCGAAGGCCTCTCCACGGTGGGCCGCACGGTCGACCTGGAAGTCCGCCGCGACGGCAAGCCGCTGCAACTCAAGGCCACCTTGAAGGAACAACCGCGCGCGGTAGTCGGCGACACGCTGGACCCACGCCTGAACGGCGCCACCTTCGTCGACCTGCCCGAATCGTTGCGCCAGGCCGGCATCAATGGCGTGCTGGTCAGCGAAGTGGCACGCGGCAGCCGCGCCGCGCAATCGGGCCTGGCCGGTGGCGACGTGATTCTCGCCGCCAGCAGCGGTGCGTTCACCGACCTGGCCGGCTGGCGCGCCAGCTTCAGCCAGCGCCCGCCACAGCTGGTGCTGAGCATCCTGCGCGGCGGCAGCCAGCGCGGCCAATTGATGATGCGATGA
- the hglS gene encoding 2-oxoadipate dioxygenase/decarboxylase HglS produces the protein MTADRFVSPDHIRSLFSQAMSHMYRTEVPLYGTLVELVGAINADVLAAQPELAAQMQRSGERERLDVERHGAIRVGTAQELATLGRLFAVMGMQPVGYYDLSVAGVPVHSTAFRPVDGASLNRNPFRVFTSLLRLELIEDVALREQAAEILARRNIFTVGALQLIEQCERDGGLSEDDAWRFVVESLETFRWHNEATVSLQTYHALHGAHRLVADVVSFRGPHINHLTPRTLDIDAAQAAMHARGLAAKAVIEGPPRRACAILLRQTSFKALEEMVHFPSGADNEAGTHTARFGEIEQRGLALTPKGRDLYDVLLAQARGGEGSAGGDYTQRLQDAFAAFPDDHATLRREGLGYYRYSLTEAGLAADAQTRALPAEVLIERGLVTADPIIYEDFLPVSAAGIFQSNLGGGEQRAYAARANRDAFEQALGATVSDEFAIYERLQAESLAALKG, from the coding sequence ATGACCGCCGACCGTTTCGTTTCGCCCGATCACATCCGCAGCCTGTTTTCGCAGGCGATGTCGCATATGTACCGCACCGAAGTGCCGTTGTACGGCACGCTGGTGGAGCTGGTTGGCGCGATCAACGCCGACGTCCTGGCCGCTCAGCCGGAGCTTGCTGCGCAGATGCAGCGCAGCGGTGAGCGTGAGCGCCTGGACGTGGAACGCCACGGCGCGATCCGCGTCGGCACCGCGCAGGAACTGGCCACGCTGGGCCGGCTGTTCGCGGTGATGGGCATGCAGCCGGTGGGCTATTACGACCTGTCGGTGGCCGGTGTGCCGGTGCATTCCACCGCCTTCCGGCCGGTGGATGGCGCCTCGTTGAACCGTAACCCGTTCCGCGTGTTCACCTCGTTGCTGCGACTGGAGTTGATCGAAGACGTGGCACTGCGCGAGCAGGCCGCCGAGATCCTGGCCCGGCGCAACATCTTCACCGTCGGCGCGCTGCAGCTGATCGAGCAATGCGAACGCGATGGCGGCCTGAGCGAAGACGATGCCTGGCGCTTCGTGGTGGAGTCACTGGAAACCTTCCGTTGGCACAACGAAGCCACGGTGTCGCTGCAGACCTATCACGCCCTGCACGGCGCGCATCGGCTGGTGGCGGACGTGGTCAGTTTTCGCGGCCCGCATATCAACCACCTTACTCCGCGCACACTGGACATCGATGCCGCGCAGGCGGCGATGCACGCTCGTGGACTTGCCGCAAAGGCGGTGATCGAAGGCCCGCCGCGCCGCGCCTGCGCCATCCTGTTGCGCCAGACCAGCTTCAAGGCGCTGGAGGAAATGGTGCATTTCCCCTCCGGTGCCGACAACGAAGCCGGTACCCATACCGCACGCTTTGGCGAGATCGAGCAGCGCGGGCTGGCGCTCACGCCGAAGGGCCGTGATCTGTATGACGTCTTGCTTGCACAGGCGCGTGGTGGCGAAGGCAGTGCCGGTGGCGACTACACGCAGCGCCTGCAGGACGCGTTTGCCGCGTTCCCGGATGATCACGCAACGCTGCGCCGCGAAGGCCTGGGCTATTACCGTTACAGCCTGACCGAAGCGGGCCTGGCCGCCGATGCGCAGACGCGTGCCCTGCCGGCGGAAGTATTGATCGAGCGTGGCCTGGTCACTGCCGATCCGATCATCTATGAAGACTTCCTGCCGGTCAGTGCGGCGGGCATCTTCCAGTCCAATCTGGGCGGTGGTGAGCAGCGTGCCTATGCCGCGCGTGCCAACCGCGACGCCTTCGAGCAGGCCCTGGGCGCGACGGTCAGCGACGAGTTCGCGATCTACGAGCGGCTGCAGGCCGAGTCGCTGGCAGCATTGAAGGGCTGA